In one Erinaceus europaeus chromosome 3, mEriEur2.1, whole genome shotgun sequence genomic region, the following are encoded:
- the SDAD1 gene encoding protein SDA1 homolog produces MSNRNNNKLPSNLPQLQNLIKRDPPAYIEEFLQQYNHYKSNVEIFKLQPNKPSKELAELVMFMAQIGHCYPEYLSNFPQELKDLLSYNHTVLDPDLRMTFCKALILLRNKNLINPSSLLELFFELLRCHDKLLRKTLYTHIVTDIKNINAKHKNNKVNIVLQNFMYTMLRDSSATAAKISLDVMIELYRRNIWNDAKTVNVITTACFSKVTKILVAALTFFLGKDEEEKKDSDSESEDEGPTARDLLVQYATGKKSTKNKKKLEKAMKVLKKQKKKKKPEVFNFSAIHLIHDPQDFAEKLLKQLESSKERFEVKMMLMNLISRLVGIHELFLFNFYPFVQRFLQPHQREVTKILLFAAQASHHLVPPEIIHSLLMTVANNFVTDKNSGEVMTVGINAIKEITARCPLAMTEELLQDLAQYKTHKDKNVMMSARTLIQLFRTLNPQMLQKKFRGKPTEASIEARVHEYGELDAKDYIPGAEILEVEKEENDEDGWESASLSEEEDSDGEWVDVHHSSDEEQQEISKKLNSMPMEERKAKAAAISTSRVLTQEDFQKIRLAQMRKELDAAPGKAQKRKYIEIDSDEESRGELLSLRDIERLHKKPKSDKETRLATAMTGKTDRKEFVRKKTKMNPFSSSTNKEKKKQKNFMMMRYSHNVRSKNKRSFREKQLALRDALLKKRKRMK; encoded by the exons ATGtccaacagaaacaacaacaagctTCCCAGTAACCTTCCGCAGTTACAAAATCTGATCAAACGGGACCCGCCGGCCTACATCGAGGAG TTTCTACAGCAGTACAATCACTACAAATCGAATGTGGAGATCTTCAAATTGCAACCAAATAAACCTAGCAAAGAATTGGCAGAGCTGGTAATGTTTATGGCACAG ATCGGTCACTGCTACCCTGAATACTTAAGTAACTTCCCTCAAGAGCTGAAAGATCTTCTTTCCTACAATCATACTGTCTTGGATCCAGATCTTCGAATG aCATTTTGCAAAGCTTTGATCTTGCTGAGAAATAAGAATCTCATCAACCCATCAAGTTTGTTAGAACTCTTCTTTGAACTTCTGCGATGCCATGATAAGCTTCTGAGAAAG ACTTTATATACACATATTGTGACTGATATCAAGAATATAAATGCAAaacacaaaaacaataaagtgaaTATA GTATTGCAAAATTTCATGTACACCATGTTAAGAGATAGCAGTGCAACTGCAGCCAAGATATCTTTGGATGTTATGATTGAACTTTACAGAAGAAACATCTG GAATGATGCCAAAACTGTCAATGTAATCACAACTGCGTGTTTCTCCAAGGTCACTAAG ATATTAGTTGCTGCTTTGACATTCTTCCTTGGGAAagatgaagaggagaaaaaggacaGTGACTCAGAATCTGAG GATGAAGGGCCAACAGCAAGAGACTTGCTTGTGCAGTATGCCACAGGAAAGAAGAGtaccaaaaacaagaaaaaattggaaaaagCTATGAAGGTGCTCAAG aaacaaaagaagaagaagaaaccagaGGTGTTTAATTTTTCAGCTATTCATTTAATTCATGATCCCCAAg aTTTTGCAGAAAAACTGCTAAAGCAGCTTGAGAGTTCTAAGGAGAGATTTGAAGTGAAGATGATGCTTATGAACCTGATTTCCAGATTGGTGGGAATTCATGAG CTTTTTCTCTTCAACTTCTATCCCTTTGTACAAAGGTTTCTACAACCCCACCAAAGAG AAGTTACAAAGATCCTTCTGTTTGCTGCACAAGCATCTCATCACTTAGTTCCTCCTGAG ATCATTCACTCGTTGCTCATGACCGTCGCCAATAATTTTGTTACCGacaagaactctggggaagtcaTGACAGTAGG AATCAATGCTATAAAAGAGATAACGGCTAGATGTCCTTTAGCAATGACTGAAGAACTCCTCCAAGACCTAGCTCAGTACAAAACACACAAAGATAAGA ATGTGATGATGTCTGCTAGAACTTTAATTCAACTATTCCGAACCCTAAATCCTCAAATGTTGCAGAAGAAATTCCGA GGTAAGCCCACAGAGGCTTCCATAGAAGCAAGAGTCCATGAGTATGGAGAATTAGATGCAAAAGATTACATTCCAGGAGCAGAAATTCTGGaagttgaaaaggaagaaaatgatgaAG ATGGGTGGGAAAGTGCCAGTCTTAGTGAGGAGGAAGATAGTGATGGTGAGTGGGTTGATGTGCACCATTCCTCCGATGAAGAACAGCAAGAAATC TCCAAGAAGTTGAACAGCATGCCGATGGAGGAGCGGAAAGCCAAAGCTGCAGCCATCAGCACTAGCAGAGTTTTAACTCAGGAAGATTTCCAGAAGATCCGCTTGGCCCAAATGAGGAAAGAACTGGATGCTGCCCCTGGAAAGGCCCAAAAGAGGAAATACATTGAAATAGACAGTGATGAGGAGTCCAG GGGTGAGTTACTGTCTCTTCGGGACATTGAACGTCTTCATAAAAAGCCAAAGTCTGACAAGGAGACAAGACTAGCAACTGCAATG ACTGGAAAGACAGACCGGAAAGAATTTGTGAGGAAGAAAACTAAAATGAATCCATTTTCCAGTTCtacaaataaagagaagaaaaaacagaagaacTTTATGATGATGAGGTATAGCCATAATGTCCGGTCAAAAAATAAGCGCTCCTTCCGAGAAAAACAG CTGGCACTACGGGATGCActtctgaaaaagagaaaaagaatgaagtaG